From a region of the Gossypium raimondii isolate GPD5lz chromosome 10, ASM2569854v1, whole genome shotgun sequence genome:
- the LOC105775129 gene encoding GDSL esterase/lipase At5g45920, with product MRPTIYLFGDSITEASFADGGWGAALANHFCRTLDVVLRGYSGYNTRWALKVLDRVFPTVGHDGAAAAPPVAVTVFFGANDACLPDRYAAFQHVPLDEYKQNLHSIVSSLKKRWPKTLILLITPPPIDEDGRLRHPYVENPSGLPERTNEAAGSFAKACVETAEECGIPVVDLWTRMQQYTDWRKAYLSDGLHLTKEGNKVVFEEVMKKLEERGLSLEKLKADLPLIADIDHHDPLKAFQQ from the exons ATGAGGCCGACGATCTATCTTTTTGGAGACTCAATCACAGAGGCTTCCTTTGCTGACGGTGGTTGGGGTGCTGCTCTCGCCAACCATTTCTGTCGGacg CTTGATGTGGTGCTGAGAGGGTATAGTGGGTACAATACAAGGTGGGCGCTGAAGGTACTTGATAGGGTTTTTCCCACGGTGGGTCACGACGGTGCTGCTGCTGCGCCGCCAGTTGCGGTAACCGTGTTTTTTGGAGCTAATGATGCTTGCCTCCCTGATAGATACGCTGCTTTCCAACACGTCCCACTTGATGAGTACAAGCAGAACCTACACTCCATCGTCTCTTCCCTCAAG AAGCGGTGGCCAAAAACACTCATACTCCTAATAACCCCTCCTCCGATTGATGAAGATGGACGCCTTAG ACATCCTTATGTTGAGAACCCATCGGGTTTGCCCGAGAGGACAAATGAAGCTGCCGGCTCTTTTGCCAAGGCATGTGTTGAAACAGCTGAAGAATGTGGGATCCCTGTGGTGGATCTGTGGACCAGGATGCAGCAATATACTGACTGGCGCAAAGCTTATCTTAG CGATGGTTTGCACCTCACAAAGGAAGGCAACAAGGTTGTATTTGAGGAAGTGATGAAAAAGCTGGAAGAGAGAGGTTTAAGCCTTGAAAAGCTAAAAGCTGATCTCCCACTTATTGCTGATATTGACCATCATGACCCACTTAAGGCTTTTCAGCAGTAG